In one Saccharibacillus brassicae genomic region, the following are encoded:
- a CDS encoding N-acetylmuramoyl-L-alanine amidase, giving the protein MKKYVLTTVMAVLMLMFLLPHTGQAASSDTRIMLDNRELANADVLTVSQTTMVPIRVVSEELGYKVGWNQAAQQVTIGSGADTVVLTINQKAATANGAIVPLTQPAMAQKETTYVPLRFVSAQLGLQVKWQNAAKTVYLFTQGNPAGGQVGANPGSTDGGTVVPGTPVETPVTPSAEVKAISFSDNRLMISTDKAVIAKDSVLSGPDRILVELPNTRFGSSIGGNLAVGEIGTISASNADNVSQIRYFVPKGSTNSVQVVIDLKSANNYKLSTEGTSLFVTLDKVTAPITGVGGNGKKVIVIDAGHGDHDPGAVGPTGVREKDVNLGLALKVAAILKKNPNVDIVMTRSDDTFLELKERVRVAKNVNADVFVSIHNNSGSSAASGTETYYQRGDSKALATTLHKYILAATGFKDRKVQYGNFHVIRETTMPAALLEIGFVSNAAEAAQLRTEEFQQRVAEAIARGLTEYLGV; this is encoded by the coding sequence ATGAAAAAGTACGTGTTAACGACAGTAATGGCAGTCCTGATGCTGATGTTCTTGCTCCCGCATACGGGACAAGCGGCCTCGTCGGACACCCGAATCATGCTGGACAATCGAGAATTGGCCAATGCGGACGTCTTGACCGTAAGTCAGACGACGATGGTTCCGATCCGGGTCGTCTCCGAGGAACTGGGTTACAAGGTCGGATGGAACCAGGCGGCTCAGCAGGTTACCATCGGCAGCGGTGCGGATACCGTCGTACTCACCATTAACCAGAAAGCGGCTACGGCAAACGGAGCGATCGTGCCGCTTACGCAGCCGGCCATGGCCCAAAAAGAAACGACTTACGTTCCGCTGCGTTTCGTCAGCGCACAGCTCGGTCTGCAGGTCAAATGGCAAAACGCGGCCAAGACCGTGTATCTGTTCACGCAGGGCAATCCCGCGGGCGGACAGGTCGGAGCGAATCCGGGCAGCACGGACGGAGGCACGGTCGTACCGGGCACGCCCGTAGAGACGCCGGTTACGCCTTCGGCGGAAGTCAAAGCGATCAGCTTCAGCGACAATCGCCTGATGATCTCGACCGACAAAGCGGTCATCGCCAAAGATTCGGTGCTGTCGGGTCCCGACCGCATTCTGGTCGAACTGCCGAACACGCGGTTCGGCAGCTCGATCGGCGGCAATCTCGCGGTCGGCGAGATCGGCACGATCTCCGCGTCGAACGCGGACAACGTGTCGCAGATCCGCTACTTCGTACCGAAAGGTTCGACGAACAGCGTGCAGGTCGTGATCGACCTCAAAAGCGCCAACAACTATAAGCTGTCGACCGAAGGCACTTCGCTGTTCGTCACGCTCGACAAAGTGACGGCGCCGATCACGGGCGTAGGCGGCAACGGCAAAAAAGTGATCGTGATCGATGCCGGACACGGCGATCACGACCCAGGCGCGGTCGGACCGACCGGTGTGCGGGAAAAAGACGTCAATCTTGGCCTGGCGCTCAAAGTCGCCGCCATTTTGAAAAAGAACCCGAACGTCGACATCGTCATGACGCGCAGCGACGATACGTTCCTGGAACTCAAAGAACGCGTCCGCGTCGCGAAAAACGTCAACGCCGACGTCTTCGTCTCGATTCATAACAACAGCGGTTCTTCGGCCGCAAGCGGCACCGAAACGTACTATCAGCGCGGAGACAGCAAAGCGCTTGCGACTACGCTGCACAAGTACATTCTGGCCGCTACCGGCTTCAAGGACCGCAAAGTCCAATACGGCAATTTCCACGTCATTCGCGAAACGACGATGCCGGCCGCCCTGCTGGAGATCGGCTTCGTAAGCAACGCCGCGGAAGCGGCCCAGCTCAGAACGGAAGAGTTCCAGCAGCGCGTGGCAGAAGCGATTGCCCGCGGCCTGACCGAATATCTGGGCGTGTAA
- the leuD gene encoding 3-isopropylmalate dehydratase small subunit translates to MEEFKQLNGLVAPVDRVNVDTDAIIPKQFLKRIERTGFGQFLFFEWRFAESGEVNTEFEMNKPRYTGAEVLISRANFGCGSSREHAPWAILDYGFRVVIAPSFADIFYNNCFKNGILPIQLSEEQVQDLFARTAEHEGYRLNVNLEEKTLTDAYGLRIDFDLDEHRRQFLLQGLDDIGLTLQHESSISEYEAKRAERTYV, encoded by the coding sequence ATGGAAGAATTCAAACAATTAAACGGACTCGTCGCCCCGGTGGATCGGGTCAATGTCGACACGGACGCCATCATTCCCAAGCAGTTTCTCAAGCGTATCGAACGGACCGGCTTCGGCCAGTTCCTGTTTTTCGAATGGCGTTTCGCCGAATCCGGCGAAGTGAATACCGAATTCGAAATGAACAAACCGCGTTATACGGGAGCGGAAGTGCTGATCTCGCGTGCCAACTTCGGCTGCGGATCGTCCCGCGAGCACGCGCCGTGGGCGATACTGGACTACGGATTCCGCGTCGTGATCGCGCCGTCGTTCGCCGATATTTTCTACAACAACTGCTTCAAGAACGGCATTCTGCCGATCCAGCTGTCCGAAGAACAGGTGCAGGATCTGTTCGCCCGCACGGCCGAGCATGAAGGTTATCGCCTGAACGTCAATCTCGAAGAGAAGACGCTCACCGACGCTTACGGTCTGCGTATCGATTTCGATCTGGACGAACATCGCCGCCAGTTCCTGCTTCAGGGCCTGGACGATATCGGCTTGACGCTGCAGCACGAATCTTCGATCTCCGAATACGAAGCGAAGCGGGCCGAACGGACTTACGTGTAA
- a CDS encoding ABC transporter substrate-binding protein: MNKKQNTIWAAAALLGLGLLAGCGSDSKPAASEASAPVSGSAIRLTGTSGDVDLAKPAARVAALEWSFAGDLLALGVTPVGIADDGKAAAMRKLNGGQPLDYAPLGERSAPDIEAILASAPDLILGDTDRHTAILDKLRAVAPTLILNSRKGSYDDSLGDFRQIAAAVGREAEGEARLKQHAEAMELLQAKAEKLPVRKVLIGVARKDGLNAHSAFSYAGQVIQRIGLENVASGSEEEPYPELGLEGIVEADPDAIFIATDDEMPITDQWAKTSVWQGLRAVKAGRVYEVDRDVWTRFRGITPAESIAGEAISRLESVSSQ; encoded by the coding sequence ATGAACAAAAAGCAAAACACAATATGGGCCGCCGCCGCGCTGCTCGGCCTGGGGCTGCTCGCAGGCTGCGGCTCCGATTCGAAGCCGGCGGCATCGGAAGCGTCGGCGCCGGTGTCCGGTTCCGCGATCCGGCTGACCGGCACGTCGGGAGACGTGGACCTGGCCAAGCCGGCGGCCCGGGTCGCGGCGCTGGAATGGTCGTTCGCGGGCGATCTGCTGGCGCTCGGCGTGACGCCGGTCGGTATCGCCGACGACGGCAAAGCCGCCGCGATGCGCAAGCTCAACGGCGGACAGCCGCTCGATTATGCCCCGCTCGGGGAAAGGTCCGCGCCGGACATCGAAGCGATACTGGCCAGCGCGCCGGACTTGATTCTGGGCGATACCGATCGCCATACGGCCATTCTCGACAAATTGCGGGCTGTCGCCCCGACGCTGATCCTCAACAGCCGCAAAGGCTCGTACGACGACAGCCTCGGCGATTTCCGCCAGATCGCGGCCGCGGTCGGACGGGAAGCGGAAGGCGAAGCGCGGCTGAAACAGCATGCCGAAGCGATGGAGCTGCTGCAAGCAAAAGCGGAAAAGCTGCCGGTTCGCAAAGTGTTGATCGGCGTCGCCCGCAAAGACGGCCTGAACGCGCACAGTGCGTTTTCGTACGCGGGTCAGGTGATACAGCGAATCGGGCTGGAGAACGTGGCAAGCGGCAGCGAGGAAGAGCCGTACCCGGAACTTGGGCTCGAAGGCATCGTCGAAGCCGATCCCGACGCGATCTTTATCGCGACCGACGACGAAATGCCGATTACCGACCAGTGGGCAAAGACGTCCGTGTGGCAAGGACTGCGCGCGGTCAAAGCGGGCCGTGTGTATGAAGTCGACCGCGACGTCTGGACCCGTTTCCGCGGCATTACGCCGGCGGAAAGTATCGCGGGCGAAGCGATTTCGCGGCTCGAATCCGTCTCTTCGCAGTAA